The following are from one region of the Hymenobacter sp. YIM 151858-1 genome:
- a CDS encoding CTP synthase, whose product MPDRHLTPPAATAKYIFVTGGVTSSLGKGIISASLAKLLQARGFRVTIQKFDPYINIDPGTLNPYEHGECYVTDDGAETDLDLGHYERFLNVPTSQANNVTTGRIYDAVIRKEREGAYLGKTVQVVPHITDEIKRRMLLLGQEGEFDVVITEIGGCIGDIESLPFVEAVRQLRWELPPHDSLVIHLTLLPYLAAAKELKTKPTQHSVRDLREAGLQPDILVCRSEHSIPAEMRKKIALFCNVQVNSVIESLDADSIYSVPLLMRKEKLDERVIKKMKLTGGFPDPDLEVWKDFLGRLKNPTEEVTVALVGKYVELPDAYKSILEAFVHAGAQNECKVTVRMIQSEHLTPENAEQMLHGADGVLVAPGFGERGFEGKLAAIRYVRESGIPFFGICLGMQCAVVEFARNVLGLQGANSTEMDAETPFPVIGLMADQKNITQKGGTMRLGAYVCELRKGSKAAKAYGRTHIEERHRHRYEFNNEFLQQFEAAGMIASGTNPDTGLVEMIELPEHPWFVAGQFHPELKSTVQNPHPLFVRFVRAAIQHHKQQVAVA is encoded by the coding sequence ATGCCAGACCGACACCTCACCCCCCCGGCTGCGACGGCCAAGTACATTTTCGTAACAGGCGGAGTAACCTCCTCGCTGGGCAAAGGCATCATCTCGGCCTCCCTGGCCAAGCTGCTGCAAGCCCGCGGCTTCCGGGTTACCATCCAGAAGTTCGACCCCTACATCAACATCGACCCGGGCACGCTGAACCCCTATGAACACGGGGAGTGCTACGTAACCGACGACGGCGCCGAGACGGATCTCGACCTAGGGCACTACGAGCGGTTCCTGAACGTGCCCACCTCGCAGGCCAACAACGTAACCACCGGCCGCATCTACGATGCCGTAATCCGGAAGGAGCGCGAGGGTGCCTACCTGGGCAAAACCGTGCAGGTAGTGCCGCACATCACCGACGAGATTAAGCGGCGCATGCTGCTGCTCGGCCAAGAGGGCGAGTTCGATGTGGTGATTACCGAAATCGGTGGCTGCATCGGCGACATCGAGTCGTTGCCCTTCGTGGAGGCCGTGCGCCAGCTGCGCTGGGAGCTGCCCCCGCACGATTCGCTCGTAATTCACCTCACGCTGCTGCCGTACCTGGCGGCCGCCAAGGAGCTGAAAACCAAGCCTACGCAGCACTCGGTGCGCGATTTGCGCGAGGCCGGGCTGCAGCCCGATATTCTGGTGTGCCGCTCCGAGCACTCTATTCCGGCCGAAATGCGCAAGAAGATTGCCTTGTTCTGCAACGTGCAGGTCAACTCGGTTATCGAATCGCTCGACGCCGACAGCATTTACTCGGTGCCGCTGCTCATGCGCAAGGAGAAGCTCGACGAGCGCGTCATCAAGAAAATGAAGCTGACCGGCGGCTTTCCTGACCCCGACCTGGAAGTGTGGAAAGATTTCCTGGGCCGCCTGAAAAACCCCACCGAGGAGGTAACCGTGGCCCTGGTGGGCAAGTACGTAGAGCTGCCCGACGCCTACAAATCCATTCTGGAAGCGTTTGTGCACGCCGGTGCGCAAAACGAATGCAAGGTGACGGTGCGCATGATTCAGTCGGAGCACCTGACGCCCGAAAACGCCGAGCAGATGCTGCACGGCGCCGATGGTGTGCTGGTAGCTCCGGGTTTTGGCGAGCGGGGCTTCGAGGGCAAGCTGGCCGCCATCCGCTACGTGCGCGAGTCGGGCATTCCATTCTTTGGTATTTGCCTCGGTATGCAGTGCGCCGTGGTGGAGTTTGCCCGCAACGTGCTGGGCCTGCAGGGCGCCAACTCCACCGAAATGGACGCCGAAACGCCGTTTCCGGTTATTGGCCTGATGGCCGACCAGAAGAACATCACCCAAAAGGGCGGCACCATGCGCCTAGGTGCGTACGTGTGTGAGCTGCGCAAGGGCTCGAAGGCTGCCAAGGCCTACGGCCGCACGCACATCGAAGAGCGCCACCGCCACCGCTACGAGTTCAACAACGAGTTTCTGCAGCAGTTTGAGGCCGCTGGCATGATAGCTTCGGGCACTAACCCCGATACCGGCCTGGTGGAAATGATTGAGCTGCCCGAGCACCCGTGGTTTGTGGCCGGTCAGTTTCACCCCGAACTGAAGAGCACCGTGCAAAACCCGCACCCCTTGTTCGTGCGCTTCGTGCGGGCCGCCATTCAGCACCACAAGCAGCAAGTAGCAGTAGCGTAG